In the genome of Vicia villosa cultivar HV-30 ecotype Madison, WI linkage group LG7, Vvil1.0, whole genome shotgun sequence, one region contains:
- the LOC131620865 gene encoding uncharacterized protein LOC131620865 isoform X2 encodes MELWGGPIVLSQIENEYGPMEYELGAPGKTYTQWAAHMAVRDEVKNMMKRDLKCSVESDFFFKCDICLTITKVQTFSPMKRSLHVIDDTEGKTNRYFLLWMDGLELNHKKLNQGGTTSTSIEIR; translated from the exons ATGGAACTTTGG GGTGGTCCAATAGTTCTATCTCAG ATTGAAAATGAATATGGACCGATGGAGTACGAACTCGGTGCTCCTGGTAAAACCTATACTCAGTGGGCTGCACATATGGCTGTAAGAGATGAAGTGAAGAATATGATGAAAAGGGATTTGAAATGTTCTGTTGAGTCTGATTTTTTCTTTAAATGTGATATATGTCTTACCATAACAAAGGTACAAACGTTCTCACCAATGAAGAGATCTCTACATGTCATTGATGATACTGAAGGAAAAACGAACAG GTACTTTTTGTTGTGGATGGATGGATTGGAACTAAACCACAAGAAGCTCAATCAAGGTGGGACAACTtcaacaagcatagaaatcaggtGA
- the LOC131620865 gene encoding uncharacterized protein LOC131620865 isoform X1 has product MELWVITIKEFNLSYLFYLNYDHFSSKIMKAERLYESQGGPIVLSQIENEYGPMEYELGAPGKTYTQWAAHMAVRDEVKNMMKRDLKCSVESDFFFKCDICLTITKVQTFSPMKRSLHVIDDTEGKTNRYFLLWMDGLELNHKKLNQGGTTSTSIEIR; this is encoded by the exons ATGGAACTTTGGGTAATAACTATCAAAGAGTTTAATCTTAGTTACCTCTTTTACTTAAACTATGATCATTTTTCCTCGAAAATAATGAAAGCTGAAAGGTTGTATGAATCACAGGGTGGTCCAATAGTTCTATCTCAG ATTGAAAATGAATATGGACCGATGGAGTACGAACTCGGTGCTCCTGGTAAAACCTATACTCAGTGGGCTGCACATATGGCTGTAAGAGATGAAGTGAAGAATATGATGAAAAGGGATTTGAAATGTTCTGTTGAGTCTGATTTTTTCTTTAAATGTGATATATGTCTTACCATAACAAAGGTACAAACGTTCTCACCAATGAAGAGATCTCTACATGTCATTGATGATACTGAAGGAAAAACGAACAG GTACTTTTTGTTGTGGATGGATGGATTGGAACTAAACCACAAGAAGCTCAATCAAGGTGGGACAACTtcaacaagcatagaaatcaggtGA